A region from the Serinibacter arcticus genome encodes:
- a CDS encoding DUF1361 domain-containing protein, with product MFATGPAVAVGALCVLGVNLYAAALIVLRARRYRTPLYKPMLLNIALSNVPIVLAVLGLVVVLLAQIPVIEDASLSWVGPTAFAATAVVFVAFFPNSAYLITELNFSHRKEGDGVPMWFDIVMTLTLTMSGILNAIVSLSLVQTFLMFGFDVRQEFPLAPPPWTWAVAAGVLLLACIGVWMGRMIRLNSWDIVLPWRIVVKMVRHLRQPGKVRELLGFTVAHWVLLALLYVAVYAPVSMLVLSELRLGTAVR from the coding sequence ATGTTCGCGACCGGGCCGGCCGTCGCCGTCGGTGCGCTGTGCGTGCTCGGGGTGAACCTGTACGCGGCCGCCCTCATCGTGCTGCGCGCCCGGCGCTACCGGACACCGCTGTACAAGCCGATGCTGCTGAACATCGCCCTGTCCAACGTGCCGATCGTGCTGGCCGTGCTCGGCCTCGTCGTGGTCCTGCTCGCGCAGATCCCCGTGATCGAGGACGCCTCGCTCAGCTGGGTCGGTCCGACCGCGTTCGCCGCGACGGCGGTCGTGTTCGTCGCGTTCTTCCCGAACTCCGCCTACCTCATCACCGAGCTGAACTTCTCCCACCGCAAGGAGGGGGACGGCGTCCCGATGTGGTTCGACATCGTCATGACGTTGACGCTGACGATGTCAGGCATCCTCAACGCGATCGTCTCGCTCTCCCTCGTGCAGACCTTCCTGATGTTCGGCTTCGACGTGCGCCAGGAGTTCCCGCTCGCGCCGCCGCCGTGGACGTGGGCGGTCGCCGCGGGGGTTCTCCTGCTGGCGTGCATCGGCGTGTGGATGGGACGGATGATCCGGCTGAACAGCTGGGACATCGTGCTGCCGTGGCGCATCGTGGTGAAGATGGTCAGGCACCTGCGCCAGCCGGGGAAGGTGCGCGAGCTGCTGGGGTTCACCGTTGCGCACTGGGTCCTCCTCGCACTCCTGTACGTGGCGGTGTACGCCCCCGTCTCGATGCTCGTGCTGTCGGAGCTGAGGCTCGGGACGGCAGTGCGCTGA
- the gatB gene encoding Asp-tRNA(Asn)/Glu-tRNA(Gln) amidotransferase subunit GatB: MTTRPAVALVDFDDAVRRYDPVLGIEVHVELGTATKMFDGAPVTFGAEPNTQVTPVSLGLPGALPAVNRKAVESAIKIGLALNCEIAPVCRFARKNYFYPDVPKNFQTSQYDEPIAFDGWLDVELSDGEVVRVEIERAHMEEDAGKNTHVGGHDGRLQGAEYSLVDYNRAGIPLVEIVTRPIPGTGERAPEVAAAYVRTLRDIFRALDVSEAKMERGNVRADVNLSLRATPDSPLGTRTETKNVNSFRSVERAVRYEVSRQAAVLDAGGTVIQETRHFHESDASTSPGRVKSDAEDYRYFPEPDLVPVAPSREWVEEIRATLPELPAARRRRLDGEWGFAEAEMRDVVNAGALDLLEATVRAGSSPAAARKWWMGELARVANAGEVTLEELAITPAQVAQLQGLVDSGRLNDKLARQALEGVLAGEGDPEQVAAARGLEIVSDDGPLLEAIDAALAAQPDIAEKIRGGNLGPIGAVIGAVMKATRGQADAGRVRELVLERVAS; encoded by the coding sequence GTGACCACCCGCCCCGCCGTCGCGCTCGTCGACTTCGACGACGCCGTCCGCCGGTACGACCCCGTCCTCGGCATCGAGGTCCACGTCGAGCTCGGCACCGCCACGAAGATGTTCGACGGCGCCCCCGTCACCTTCGGGGCCGAGCCGAACACGCAGGTCACGCCCGTCTCGCTCGGGCTGCCGGGCGCCCTGCCCGCGGTCAACCGCAAGGCCGTGGAGTCGGCGATCAAGATCGGCCTCGCGCTCAACTGCGAGATCGCGCCGGTGTGCCGCTTCGCCCGGAAGAACTACTTCTACCCGGACGTGCCGAAGAACTTCCAGACCTCGCAGTACGACGAGCCCATCGCCTTCGACGGCTGGCTCGACGTCGAGCTGTCCGACGGCGAGGTCGTCCGCGTGGAGATCGAGCGCGCGCACATGGAGGAGGACGCGGGCAAGAACACCCACGTCGGCGGCCACGACGGTCGACTCCAGGGCGCGGAGTACTCGCTCGTGGACTACAACCGCGCGGGCATCCCGCTGGTGGAGATCGTCACGCGCCCGATCCCGGGCACCGGCGAGCGCGCCCCCGAGGTCGCGGCCGCCTACGTCCGCACGCTGCGCGACATCTTCCGGGCGCTGGACGTCTCCGAGGCGAAGATGGAGCGCGGCAACGTCCGCGCCGACGTCAACCTCTCGCTGCGGGCCACACCGGACAGCCCGCTCGGGACCCGCACCGAGACGAAGAACGTCAACTCCTTCCGCAGCGTCGAGCGCGCCGTGCGCTACGAGGTCTCGCGCCAGGCCGCCGTGCTCGACGCCGGCGGCACGGTCATCCAGGAGACGCGCCACTTCCACGAGAGCGACGCCTCGACCTCGCCCGGTCGTGTGAAGTCCGACGCCGAGGACTACCGCTACTTCCCCGAGCCCGACCTGGTGCCCGTCGCGCCGTCGCGCGAGTGGGTCGAGGAGATCCGGGCGACGCTGCCGGAGCTCCCGGCCGCGCGCCGTCGTCGCCTCGACGGCGAGTGGGGCTTCGCCGAGGCCGAGATGCGCGACGTCGTGAACGCCGGCGCCCTCGACCTCCTCGAGGCGACGGTCCGGGCCGGCTCCTCGCCCGCCGCCGCGCGCAAGTGGTGGATGGGTGAGCTGGCCCGCGTGGCCAACGCCGGCGAGGTGACGCTGGAGGAGCTGGCGATCACGCCCGCGCAGGTCGCGCAGCTGCAGGGCCTGGTCGACTCGGGCCGCCTCAACGACAAGCTCGCGCGCCAGGCGCTCGAGGGCGTCCTGGCGGGCGAGGGCGACCCCGAGCAGGTCGCCGCCGCGCGCGGGCTCGAGATCGTCTCCGACGACGGCCCGCTGCTCGAGGCCATCGACGCCGCCCTGGCGGCCCAGCCCGACATCGCCGAGAAGATCCGTGGCGGCAACCTCGGTCCGATCGGCGCCGTGATCGGCGCCGTCATGAAGGCCACCCGCGGCCAGGCCGACGCCGGCCGCGTGCGCGAGCTGGTGCTGGAGCGCGTGGCGTCCTGA
- the ilvD gene encoding dihydroxy-acid dehydratase, with amino-acid sequence MTDTVRPEIDIKPRSRQVTDGIEATASRGMLRAVGMGDDDWVKPQIGVASSWNEITPCNLSLDRLAKAVKEGVHAGGGYPLEFGTISVSDGISMGHEGMHFSLVSRDIIADSVETVISAERLDGSVLLAGCDKSLPGMLMAAARLDLSSVFLYAGSIMPGWVKLEDGTEKDVTLIDAFEAVGACQRGLMSKGDLDRIERAICPGEGACGGMYTANTMASVAEAMGMSLPGSAAPPSADRRRDMFARKSGEAVVELLRQGITARQIMTKEAFENAIAVVMAFGGSTNAVLHLLAIAHEAEVDLTLADFDRVASRVPHLGDLKPFGRYVMNDVDRIGGVPVVMKALLDAGLLHGDCLTVTGRTVAENLADIDPPDPDGKILRALDNPIHRTGGITILHGSLAPDGAVVKSAGFDNDVFEGTARVFQRERAALDALEDGTITDGDVVVIRYEGPKGGPGMREMLAITGAIKGAGLGKTVLLLTDGRFSGGTTGLCVGHVAPEAVDGGPIAFVNDGDRIRLDVANKTLDVLVSAEELDARKEGWQPLAPVYSRGVLAKYAKLVQSASRGAILE; translated from the coding sequence ATGACCGACACGGTGCGTCCAGAGATCGACATCAAGCCCCGCTCCCGACAGGTGACGGACGGCATCGAGGCGACGGCGTCGCGGGGGATGCTCCGTGCCGTCGGGATGGGCGACGACGACTGGGTCAAGCCCCAGATCGGCGTCGCGAGCTCGTGGAACGAGATCACCCCCTGCAACCTCTCGCTCGACCGGCTGGCCAAGGCCGTCAAGGAGGGGGTGCACGCCGGCGGGGGCTACCCGCTCGAGTTCGGCACCATCTCGGTCTCGGACGGCATCTCCATGGGGCACGAGGGGATGCACTTCTCGCTCGTCTCGCGCGACATCATCGCCGACTCCGTCGAGACGGTGATCTCGGCCGAGCGGCTCGACGGCTCCGTCCTGCTGGCGGGCTGCGACAAGTCCCTGCCCGGGATGCTGATGGCCGCCGCGCGGCTGGACCTGTCCTCGGTGTTCCTCTACGCCGGTTCGATCATGCCGGGGTGGGTGAAGCTCGAGGACGGCACCGAGAAGGACGTCACGCTGATCGACGCCTTCGAGGCCGTCGGCGCCTGCCAGCGCGGGCTGATGAGCAAGGGCGACCTGGACCGCATCGAGCGCGCGATCTGCCCGGGCGAGGGTGCCTGCGGCGGGATGTACACCGCCAACACGATGGCCTCGGTGGCCGAGGCGATGGGGATGTCGCTGCCGGGGTCGGCGGCCCCGCCGTCGGCCGACCGTCGCCGCGACATGTTCGCGCGGAAGTCGGGCGAGGCTGTGGTCGAGCTGCTGCGCCAGGGCATCACCGCCCGGCAGATCATGACGAAGGAGGCGTTCGAGAACGCCATCGCCGTCGTCATGGCGTTCGGCGGCTCGACGAACGCCGTGCTCCACCTGCTGGCGATCGCGCACGAGGCGGAGGTCGACCTCACGCTCGCCGACTTCGACCGCGTCGCGTCCCGGGTGCCGCACCTCGGTGACCTCAAGCCCTTCGGTCGCTACGTGATGAACGACGTCGACCGCATCGGTGGCGTGCCGGTGGTGATGAAGGCTCTGCTCGACGCCGGTCTGCTGCACGGGGACTGCCTGACGGTCACCGGGAGGACCGTCGCGGAGAACCTCGCCGACATCGACCCGCCGGACCCCGACGGCAAGATCCTCCGGGCGCTCGACAACCCGATCCACCGCACGGGCGGCATCACGATCCTGCACGGCTCGCTCGCGCCCGACGGCGCGGTGGTGAAGTCCGCCGGCTTCGACAACGACGTGTTCGAGGGGACGGCGCGCGTGTTCCAGCGCGAGCGCGCCGCGCTCGACGCGCTCGAGGACGGGACGATCACCGACGGCGACGTCGTGGTCATCCGCTACGAGGGGCCCAAGGGCGGACCGGGGATGCGCGAGATGCTCGCCATCACCGGGGCCATCAAGGGCGCCGGCCTGGGCAAGACCGTCCTGCTCCTCACCGACGGCCGGTTCTCCGGCGGTACCACCGGGCTGTGCGTCGGGCACGTCGCGCCCGAGGCCGTGGACGGCGGGCCGATCGCCTTCGTGAACGACGGCGACCGGATCCGGCTCGACGTGGCGAACAAGACGCTCGACGTGCTGGTCAGCGCGGAGGAGCTGGACGCCCGCAAGGAGGGGTGGCAGCCCCTGGCTCCCGTCTACTCGCGCGGGGTGCTGGCGAAGTACGCGAAGCTCGTCCAGTCCGCCTCGCGCGGCGCCATCCTGGAGTAG
- a CDS encoding metal-dependent transcriptional regulator — translation MTTTPPLSAVAQDYLKLVWNAQEWSDAPLTVKALAQRLGVTAGTVSEGVRRLADVGLIDHARYGQIALTPAGRVAALAVVRRHRLVETLLVETFGYSWDEVHDEAEVLEHAISDELERRIDIHLGHPTHDPHGDPIPTADGEITIPAARHLGDLEAGECGVVTRVSDADPALLQRLAQERVVPGEHVRVTGRDSASALMFVAPLPHAEESGSTSSAPFGITALRHVWVVPG, via the coding sequence ATGACGACGACGCCGCCGCTGTCCGCCGTCGCGCAGGACTACCTCAAGCTCGTCTGGAACGCGCAGGAGTGGTCCGACGCGCCGCTGACGGTCAAGGCGCTCGCGCAGCGCCTCGGCGTCACGGCGGGCACCGTCAGCGAGGGCGTCCGCCGGCTCGCCGACGTCGGACTCATCGACCACGCCCGGTACGGCCAGATCGCTCTCACCCCCGCCGGCCGGGTCGCGGCGCTGGCGGTGGTGCGGCGTCACCGTCTCGTGGAGACGCTGCTCGTGGAGACCTTCGGGTACTCCTGGGACGAGGTGCACGACGAGGCCGAGGTGCTCGAGCACGCCATCTCGGACGAGCTCGAGCGCCGGATCGACATCCACCTCGGCCACCCCACCCACGATCCGCACGGCGATCCGATCCCGACGGCCGACGGCGAGATCACCATCCCGGCCGCCCGTCACCTGGGTGACCTCGAGGCGGGGGAGTGCGGCGTCGTGACCCGGGTGTCCGACGCGGATCCCGCGCTCCTGCAGCGGCTCGCCCAGGAGCGCGTCGTGCCGGGGGAGCACGTGCGGGTGACGGGGCGGGACTCCGCGTCGGCGCTGATGTTCGTGGCGCCGCTGCCGCACGCGGAGGAGTCGGGGTCGACGTCGTCGGCGCCGTTCGGCATCACGGCTCTGCGTCACGTCTGGGTGGTGCCGGGGTGA